A section of the Indicator indicator isolate 239-I01 chromosome 39, UM_Iind_1.1, whole genome shotgun sequence genome encodes:
- the ETV4 gene encoding ETS translocation variant 4, producing MKGYPDQQVPFTLPQAAPAAGAVLGSRKGAGDWVLQPARDPEDLFQDLSQFQETWLTEAQVPDSDEQFVPDFHSENLAFHSPAKVKKEPQSPSSDPVLSCSHKQPFQYHNGQQGLYGSAYDQPRKAGIKFPTTSLYHPPVGIGHAFLSSQSMAQEDSTAYQHQMSKPCLQYPPQGFKQEYHDPQYEQASHQYPGAAVIKQEQVDYVYDSDVPGCPSTYIDVESYPDLSNTEDTLGCSYEKQLRSFTDDICVVPEKFEAEDIKQEAGGYREGPPYQRRGSLQLWQFLVALLDDPTNSHVIAWTGRGMEFKLIEPEEVSRLWGIQKNRPAMNYDKLSRSLRYYYEKGIMQKVPGERYVYKFVCEPQALFSLACPERPAPRAEHEHQVREEDTVPLSHLHESATYQLEPRSLPPQLYSKGYMY from the exons ATGAAGGGGTACCCAGACCAGCAGGTGCCGTTCACTCTCCCGCAG GCGGCTCCGGCTGCcggagctgtgctgggctccAGGAAAGGAGCTGGGGACTGGGTCTTGCAGCCGGCGCGGGACCCTGAAG ACCTCTTCCAGGACTTGAGCCAGTTCCAGGAGACTTGGCTGACAGAAG CTCAGGTTCCAGACAGTGACGAGCAATTCGTGCCTGACTTTCATTCAGAAAACT TAGCTTTTCACAGTCCTGCTAAGGTTAAAAAGGAGCCACAGAGTCCCTCCTCGGATCCGGTGCTGTCCTGCAGCCACAAGCAGCCCTTCCAGTACCACAATGGCCAGCAGGGCCTTTATGGCAG TGCCTATGATCAGCCCAGAAAAGCTGGAATCAAGTTCCCCA CTAC CTCTTTGTACCATCCACCTGTGGGGATCGGCCatgccttcctctcctcccagaGCATGGCCCAGGAAGACTCCACTGCCTACCAGCACCAGATGTCCAAGCCCTGTCTCCAGTACCCTCCTCAGGGATTCAAACAGGAGTACCATGACCCACAGTATGAGCAAGCAAGCCATCAATacccaggagctgcagtgatCAAGCAGGAGCAGGTGGACTACGTGTATGATTCAG ATGTTCCTGGATGTCCTTCCACGTACATAGATGTTGAGAGTTATCCAGACCTTTCCAATACAGAAGATACATTAG GCTGCAGCTATGAGAAACAGCTGAGATCCTTTACTGATGACATCTGTGTTGTTCCAGAAAAATTTGAAG CAGAAGACATCAAGCAGGAAGCTGGAGGGTACCGGGAAGGGCCTCCATACCAGAGACGGGgatctctccagctctggcaatTCCTTGTGGCTTTATTGGACGATCCAACCAATTCCCATGTCATTGCCTGGACTGGTAGAGGGATGGAGTTCAAGCTCATTGAGCCAGAAGAG GTGTCCAGGCTGTGGGGCATCCAAAAGAACCGTCCAGCCATGAACTATGACAAGCTAAGCCGCTCCCTTCGCTACTATTATGAGAAAGGCATCATGCAGAAG gtgcccGGGGAGCGCTACGTGTACAAGTTCGTCTGTGAGCCCCAGGCCTTGTTCTCCCTCGCCTGCCCCGAGCGACCAGCACCGAGGGCAGAGCATGAGCACCAGGTCAGGGAGGAGGACACGGTGCCTCTTTCTCACCTGCATGAGAGTGCCACTTaccagctggaacccaggagccTTCCTCCACAGCTTTACAGCAAAGGCTATATGTACTAG